From Nitrospirota bacterium, the proteins below share one genomic window:
- the nuoD gene encoding NADH dehydrogenase (quinone) subunit D, with translation MHPLLETLRAKFPEAVLSVQEDEARGELSARVAADRIVDVARFLHDDPAMAFDHITDVCSADFPEDRERFEVIYHLLSLPHRRRVRLKARVTEDNPCIDSVTAVWKGAEFMEREVYDLMGIRFDGHPDLRRILMPEDYDEGYPLRKDFPTEGKGWRSSFEFIPRLDEPPVEVEGEISEDLKKPFMAGNGAVSSIRKEELLLNMGPQHPSTHGVLRVVLELDGERIVKATPDLGYLHRGVEKLAEGLHYLQIIPHTDRLDYVCAMANNYAYVRAVEKLVGVKVPERAEYIRTIVAEMQRVVGHLFWLGTQALDIGAMTVFFWTFREREALLDMFEKLCGARLTLNYYRIGGVDSDFTPDLVARLKAFLDTFYDKIHEYDTLLMTNRIWLSRTKNVAVISAEDAINFGLTGPVLRGSGVAYDVRKFEPYGMYDRVEWEVPVGKSGDTYDRYWVRMEEMRQSCRIIRQCLDQMPPGPIMADLPQVIPPPKPKVMRDMESLIHHFIIFTQGFKPPKGETYCASEAPKGELGFFIISDGSPRPYRLKIRAPSFVHMGAFDHMARGYLISDIITIFGTYDIVMGECDR, from the coding sequence ATGCATCCACTGCTCGAAACACTGAGGGCAAAATTCCCCGAGGCCGTGCTATCGGTCCAAGAGGATGAGGCCCGCGGAGAGCTGTCCGCCCGCGTCGCCGCCGACCGCATCGTAGACGTGGCGCGGTTCCTTCACGATGATCCGGCGATGGCGTTCGATCACATCACGGATGTGTGCTCGGCCGACTTTCCGGAAGACCGCGAACGGTTCGAAGTGATCTACCATCTGCTGTCGTTGCCGCATCGCCGGCGCGTTCGGCTCAAGGCCCGCGTCACGGAAGACAACCCTTGCATCGATTCGGTCACCGCCGTTTGGAAAGGCGCGGAGTTCATGGAGCGGGAGGTCTACGACTTGATGGGCATCCGCTTCGACGGGCATCCGGACCTGCGCCGCATCCTCATGCCGGAAGACTACGACGAGGGCTACCCGCTCCGGAAAGATTTCCCGACGGAAGGCAAGGGTTGGCGTAGCTCCTTCGAATTCATCCCCCGGCTTGACGAGCCGCCCGTCGAAGTCGAAGGCGAGATCTCCGAAGACCTGAAGAAACCCTTCATGGCCGGCAACGGAGCCGTGTCATCCATCCGTAAGGAGGAGTTGCTGCTGAACATGGGCCCCCAACACCCGAGCACGCACGGCGTGCTGCGGGTGGTGCTCGAACTCGACGGCGAGCGGATCGTCAAGGCGACGCCGGACCTCGGCTACCTGCACCGCGGGGTGGAAAAGCTGGCCGAGGGGTTGCACTACCTGCAGATCATCCCGCACACCGACCGGCTCGATTACGTCTGCGCCATGGCGAACAACTACGCGTATGTCCGGGCCGTCGAGAAGCTCGTGGGTGTCAAGGTGCCGGAACGCGCCGAGTATATCCGCACGATCGTCGCGGAGATGCAGCGGGTGGTCGGTCACCTGTTCTGGCTGGGCACGCAGGCGCTGGACATCGGCGCGATGACGGTCTTTTTCTGGACGTTTCGCGAGCGCGAAGCACTGTTGGACATGTTCGAGAAGCTCTGCGGCGCGCGGCTTACGTTGAACTATTACCGTATCGGCGGCGTGGACAGCGACTTCACGCCCGACCTCGTCGCGCGCCTGAAAGCGTTCCTCGACACGTTCTACGACAAGATTCACGAGTACGACACGCTCCTCATGACGAACCGGATCTGGCTGTCCCGCACGAAGAACGTGGCCGTCATTTCCGCCGAAGACGCGATCAACTTCGGCCTCACCGGACCGGTGCTGCGCGGCTCGGGAGTCGCATACGACGTGCGCAAGTTCGAACCCTACGGCATGTACGACCGGGTGGAATGGGAAGTGCCGGTCGGCAAGAGCGGCGACACCTACGACCGGTACTGGGTGCGCATGGAAGAGATGCGGCAGAGTTGCCGGATCATCCGCCAATGCTTGGACCAGATGCCGCCCGGCCCGATCATGGCCGATCTCCCGCAGGTGATCCCGCCGCCCAAGCCCAAGGTCATGCGGGACATGGAGAGCCTGATCCACCATTTCATCATCTTCACGCAGGGCTTCAAGCCGCCGAAAGGCGAGACCTATTGCGCGTCGGAAGCGCCGAAAGGAGAACTGGGCTTCTTCATCATCAGCGACGGGAGTCCCCGGCCCTATCGGTTGAAGATCCGGGCTCCGTCGTTCGTTCACATGGGCGCCTTCGACCACATGGCGCGCGGCTATCTGATCTCGGACATCATCACGATCTTCGGCACCTACGACATCGTGATGGGAGAATGCGACCGCTAA
- the nuoE gene encoding NADH-quinone oxidoreductase subunit NuoE has translation MRLSEKYKDQIADILSRYPVRRSALLPLLCLAQQEEGYVSEAAMKEIAGILKLTPPQVYETVTFYTMLNLKPVGKFHIQVCKSLMCALVGSDTLLGWLRAKLGIKPGETTPDRMFTLSTVECLAACGAGPMMQINDDYYEKLTEEKVDRILADLKRDGTSPLKSGPFMLPEPVNSKG, from the coding sequence ATGAGACTGTCGGAGAAATATAAGGATCAGATAGCCGATATCCTGTCCCGCTACCCGGTTCGACGCTCGGCGCTGTTGCCGCTGCTGTGCCTGGCGCAGCAGGAGGAAGGCTACGTGAGCGAGGCGGCGATGAAGGAAATCGCCGGCATCCTGAAACTGACGCCGCCGCAGGTGTACGAGACGGTCACGTTCTACACGATGCTGAACCTGAAGCCAGTGGGAAAGTTCCACATTCAGGTGTGCAAATCGCTGATGTGCGCCTTGGTCGGGTCCGACACGTTGCTCGGCTGGCTCCGCGCCAAGCTGGGGATCAAGCCCGGCGAAACTACTCCGGACCGGATGTTCACCCTCAGTACGGTGGAATGCTTGGCCGCCTGCGGGGCCGGGCCGATGATGCAGATCAACGACGACTATTACGAGAAGCTGACCGAAGAGAAGGTGGATCGGATCCTGGCCGACCTGAAACGCGACGGCACGTCTCCCTTGAAGAGCGGGCCGTTCATGCTGCCTGAACCAGTGAACAGTAAGGGGTAA
- the nuoF gene encoding NADH-quinone oxidoreductase subunit NuoF produces MAKHELILLKNMTSPGYTGSLADYERAGGYQALRKTLGKIAPADVTAIVVKSGLRGRGGAGFPTGIKWGFLPKDYQGPRYLCCNADESEPGTFKDRQLIERDPHQVIEGILLACYAIGAETAYIYIRGEFALGAAILERALSEAGAAGYIGRNILGTGVNIDVWIHRGAGAYICGEETALLESLEGKRGLPRVKPPFPATHGLYGKPTVVNNVETLANLPHILNRGAEWFASIGSPPKSTGTRIFCVSGHVRRPGNYEVPMGITFRELIFEHAGGMRSDKSLKAFIPGGASAPFLTPDHLDVKMDFESVAQAGSMLGSGGVTVMEEGTSMVWATLRLMEFFYHESCGKCTPCREGSSWLVQTMRRILAKRGRREDLETLTDLCQNIAGRTVCAFGDAEVAPVMSTLKYWRHEYEDLIREAESLGLSGVPELVLPAGRY; encoded by the coding sequence ATGGCCAAACACGAACTCATTTTGCTGAAGAACATGACATCGCCGGGCTACACGGGCTCGCTGGCGGACTACGAGCGGGCGGGCGGATATCAGGCGCTCCGCAAGACGCTCGGCAAGATCGCACCGGCGGACGTGACGGCGATAGTGGTGAAGTCGGGATTGCGGGGGCGCGGGGGCGCGGGATTCCCGACCGGGATCAAATGGGGATTCCTGCCCAAGGATTATCAGGGTCCTCGTTACCTGTGCTGCAACGCGGACGAGAGCGAACCGGGCACGTTCAAGGACCGCCAACTGATCGAACGCGACCCCCACCAGGTCATCGAAGGCATCCTGCTCGCCTGTTACGCCATCGGGGCCGAGACCGCCTACATCTATATTCGAGGGGAATTTGCCTTGGGCGCCGCGATTCTGGAACGGGCCTTGTCGGAAGCCGGAGCCGCCGGCTACATCGGCCGGAACATTCTCGGCACGGGGGTCAACATCGACGTGTGGATTCACCGCGGAGCCGGCGCCTACATTTGCGGGGAAGAGACGGCGCTCCTGGAGTCGCTCGAAGGGAAGCGGGGCTTGCCGCGCGTGAAACCGCCGTTTCCTGCCACCCACGGCCTGTACGGCAAGCCGACCGTGGTCAACAACGTGGAGACGCTCGCGAACCTGCCGCATATCCTCAACCGCGGCGCCGAATGGTTCGCCTCGATCGGTTCGCCGCCGAAGAGCACGGGCACCCGCATCTTCTGCGTGAGCGGCCATGTGCGGCGGCCCGGCAATTACGAAGTGCCGATGGGAATTACGTTCCGCGAGTTGATCTTCGAACACGCCGGCGGCATGCGCTCGGACAAGTCGCTGAAGGCGTTCATCCCGGGAGGGGCGTCGGCGCCGTTTTTGACCCCGGACCACTTGGACGTGAAAATGGACTTCGAGTCGGTGGCCCAGGCCGGGTCGATGCTGGGATCGGGCGGGGTCACGGTCATGGAGGAAGGCACCAGCATGGTCTGGGCCACGCTGCGCCTGATGGAGTTCTTCTACCACGAGTCCTGCGGCAAGTGCACCCCGTGCCGGGAAGGCAGTTCGTGGTTGGTCCAGACCATGCGTCGCATCCTCGCCAAGCGCGGCCGCCGGGAGGACCTTGAAACCCTGACCGATCTGTGCCAGAACATCGCCGGCCGAACGGTCTGCGCGTTCGGCGACGCCGAGGTGGCCCCGGTCATGAGCACCCTGAAGTACTGGCGGCACGAGTATGAGGACCTGATCCGGGAGGCGGAATCGCTGGGCCTGTCAGGCGTCCCCGAACTGGTCCTGCCGGCGGGACGATATTAA
- the nuoG gene encoding NADH-quinone oxidoreductase subunit NuoG → MKLTIDGIPVTVPKGTLLIEAARRVGVMIPHFCYHPKLKPDANCRMCLVEIEKMPKLQTACSTPVTEGMSVRTATTVVDEAHKSVLEFILANHPLDCPVCDQGGRCDLQDFSHEYTPTTSRFIEVKRIFPKEYFSPLIETQMNRCVQCLRCVRYCDEVMDVKALAPAGRGTMTEIKHFGPHPLECEFCGGCVQICPVGAITSRLSMYEYRPWMLKRTDTVCAYCGDGCQITIQTKDDELVEVMSAYGAGRNNGDLCARGFFGYHATSHPERLMRPLIRRDGRLVETTWEDALEYAAGAAIRLKLKHGPDAFAGLIASRCTNEDLYVFQKFMRLTIGTNRIDGSARYGHLNGVQAMRRVQGTHRWTVTFDDIVAADALLLVGTNITETNPVTGLRVKEAVKKRQATLVTVEALDPAIDTISNIANLAQHHFSAHPARFGPVAVGLIKAVIEDGHVDQALLQQAPAYVSAITQAVERLSWEELEAATGSTRASMLDAARVLARAGRLVVLIGPGVLRNPGGYNTAANLLDLLLLTGHHGRPGCGFAPLAEENNDQGAVEMGAVAEFLPGPVDRTDRTARERLANLWKEELPKGPGATLMEMIEDARAGRLKALFVVGENPVGSLPAAAGAKEALGNLELLVCQELFLTETASLAHVVLPACSYAEKDGTFTNSEGHVQAVRQAIQPIGESRPDWEVCSALSGLMGYPLEYGDAREILKEIRGLIPGYGLLGPAPTPPQVDRAAVERYLSRGYADDIASRYRLSGARREARGQGPGTRDHGKNDMLTLVLGQSLFHSGKLSTRAKGLLQVESVGLLRMNPADAARHDVSDGDRVRVFNSRGEFTTAVKILARIPEGMAFFPEHFDQDAKALADVEIDPVTKVPYCKMSQVNVERI, encoded by the coding sequence GTGAAACTTACCATCGACGGCATCCCGGTGACGGTGCCGAAGGGCACGTTGCTCATCGAGGCGGCGCGCCGGGTGGGGGTGATGATCCCGCATTTCTGTTACCACCCGAAGCTCAAGCCGGACGCCAACTGCCGGATGTGTCTGGTGGAGATCGAAAAGATGCCCAAGCTTCAGACGGCCTGCAGCACCCCGGTGACCGAGGGGATGAGCGTCCGCACGGCCACCACCGTCGTCGACGAAGCGCACAAGTCGGTGCTGGAGTTCATTCTGGCCAACCATCCCCTGGACTGCCCGGTCTGCGATCAGGGCGGCCGCTGCGACCTGCAGGACTTCTCTCACGAGTACACGCCGACCACCAGCCGGTTCATCGAGGTCAAGCGCATTTTCCCGAAGGAATATTTCAGCCCGCTGATCGAAACCCAGATGAACCGGTGCGTCCAGTGCCTGCGCTGTGTCCGGTATTGCGACGAGGTCATGGATGTCAAAGCGCTGGCGCCGGCCGGCCGAGGAACGATGACCGAGATCAAGCATTTCGGCCCTCACCCGTTGGAGTGCGAGTTCTGCGGGGGCTGCGTGCAGATTTGTCCCGTCGGAGCCATCACCAGCCGCCTGTCGATGTACGAATACCGGCCCTGGATGCTGAAACGGACCGACACCGTCTGCGCCTACTGCGGGGACGGCTGCCAGATCACGATCCAGACCAAGGACGACGAACTGGTCGAAGTCATGTCGGCCTATGGCGCCGGCCGCAACAACGGCGACCTGTGCGCGCGAGGCTTCTTCGGGTATCACGCCACCAGTCACCCGGAGCGTTTGATGCGCCCACTGATCCGCCGCGACGGCCGGCTGGTGGAGACGACCTGGGAAGACGCGCTGGAATACGCGGCCGGCGCCGCGATCCGACTCAAGCTGAAGCATGGCCCGGACGCGTTCGCCGGGTTGATCGCGTCCCGCTGCACGAACGAAGACCTCTATGTGTTTCAGAAATTCATGCGCCTGACGATCGGCACCAACCGCATCGACGGCAGCGCGCGCTACGGCCACCTTAACGGCGTTCAAGCGATGCGCCGGGTGCAGGGCACCCACCGGTGGACCGTCACGTTCGACGACATCGTCGCCGCCGACGCGCTGTTGCTGGTCGGCACCAACATCACGGAGACCAATCCCGTCACGGGCCTGAGAGTGAAAGAAGCCGTCAAGAAGCGGCAGGCGACGCTGGTGACGGTCGAAGCCCTCGATCCGGCGATCGACACGATCAGCAACATCGCGAATCTCGCGCAACATCACTTCTCCGCCCACCCGGCTCGGTTCGGCCCTGTCGCCGTGGGCTTGATCAAGGCGGTGATCGAGGACGGCCACGTGGATCAGGCCCTCCTCCAGCAGGCGCCGGCCTATGTGAGCGCGATCACGCAGGCGGTGGAACGCTTGTCATGGGAGGAACTTGAAGCCGCCACCGGCTCGACTCGGGCGTCCATGCTCGACGCCGCACGGGTCCTGGCGCGCGCCGGACGCCTGGTCGTCCTCATCGGACCCGGCGTGTTGCGAAATCCCGGCGGGTACAATACGGCCGCCAACCTGCTCGATTTGTTGCTGCTCACCGGGCATCATGGGCGTCCGGGCTGCGGATTCGCGCCTCTGGCCGAGGAGAACAACGACCAGGGCGCCGTGGAGATGGGGGCCGTCGCGGAGTTTCTCCCCGGTCCCGTCGACCGCACGGATCGAACCGCGCGCGAGCGGCTGGCCAACCTGTGGAAGGAGGAGCTTCCCAAGGGACCAGGCGCCACGCTGATGGAGATGATCGAGGACGCGCGCGCCGGCAGGCTGAAAGCCCTGTTCGTGGTCGGCGAGAACCCGGTCGGCAGCCTGCCGGCCGCCGCCGGCGCGAAGGAGGCGTTGGGCAATCTCGAACTGCTGGTCTGTCAGGAACTGTTCCTCACCGAGACGGCATCGCTCGCCCACGTGGTGTTGCCGGCCTGTTCCTATGCCGAGAAGGACGGGACCTTCACGAACAGCGAAGGGCATGTGCAGGCCGTCCGGCAGGCGATCCAACCGATCGGCGAGAGTCGCCCCGACTGGGAAGTGTGTTCGGCTCTGTCGGGGCTGATGGGCTACCCGCTCGAATACGGCGACGCGCGTGAGATCTTGAAGGAGATTCGCGGCCTCATTCCCGGCTACGGTCTGCTGGGGCCGGCGCCGACGCCGCCTCAAGTCGATCGCGCGGCGGTCGAGCGATATCTCAGCCGAGGATACGCCGATGATATCGCGAGCCGGTACCGACTTTCTGGAGCGCGGCGAGAGGCGAGGGGCCAGGGGCCAGGGACGAGAGACCACGGGAAAAACGACATGCTCACGTTGGTATTGGGGCAGTCGCTGTTCCATTCGGGTAAACTGTCGACCCGCGCCAAGGGCCTGCTTCAGGTGGAAAGCGTCGGCTTGTTGAGAATGAACCCCGCCGACGCGGCGCGGCATGATGTGTCGGACGGCGATCGGGTCCGCGTGTTTAACTCGCGCGGCGAGTTCACGACAGCCGTGAAAATCCTGGCACGTATCCCGGAAGGGATGGCGTTCTTCCCCGAGCATTTCGATCAGGACGCCAAGGCGCTGGCCGACGTGGAGATCGACCCCGTGACGAAGGTGCCGTATTGCAAAATGTCGCAGGTGAACGTGGAACGGATATAA
- the nuoH gene encoding NADH-quinone oxidoreductase subunit NuoH: MVETSLKLVISLTQIAAVMGVVLLTVMLLTLLERKVLGWMQDRMGPMEVGPYGILQPIADGIKLFFKEDIIPAGANKFLFSLAPILALVPALIGFAVVPFGPNQTVELFGVQFKPFVISDINIGILYILAFASIGAYGIILGGWASNSKYSLLGGLRSAAQVISYELNVGLAIVGVLLLAGSLSLVKIAEAQAGGFWHWFVFAPPFPQIFAFVVYVISAVAETNRVPFDLPEAESELVAGFFTEYSGMRFAFYFLAEYANMILVSCVAAALFLGGWNAPYPGTILARIGLEHISWMENVGWFTVKVYFFLFLFFWLRATLPRLRYDQLMRFGWKVMLPIALGNILITSVAAYLFPRS; encoded by the coding sequence GTGGTTGAAACAAGTCTGAAGCTGGTCATCTCGCTGACGCAAATTGCCGCCGTGATGGGCGTGGTTCTGCTCACGGTCATGCTGCTGACCCTGCTCGAGCGAAAGGTGCTCGGTTGGATGCAGGACCGGATGGGCCCGATGGAAGTCGGCCCGTACGGCATCCTCCAGCCGATCGCGGACGGGATCAAACTCTTCTTTAAGGAAGACATCATTCCGGCCGGTGCGAACAAATTTCTCTTCAGCCTGGCGCCGATCCTCGCGCTGGTTCCGGCCTTGATCGGGTTTGCCGTCGTGCCGTTCGGCCCGAACCAGACGGTGGAACTGTTCGGGGTTCAGTTCAAACCGTTCGTCATCAGCGACATCAACATCGGGATCCTCTATATCCTGGCGTTCGCGTCGATCGGCGCCTACGGGATCATCCTCGGCGGCTGGGCGTCCAACAGCAAGTACTCGCTGCTCGGCGGATTGCGGTCGGCCGCGCAGGTCATCAGCTACGAACTGAACGTGGGCTTGGCGATCGTCGGCGTGCTGCTCCTGGCCGGCTCGCTGAGTCTCGTCAAGATCGCGGAAGCCCAGGCCGGCGGCTTCTGGCACTGGTTCGTTTTCGCGCCGCCCTTCCCGCAGATTTTCGCGTTCGTCGTGTACGTCATCTCGGCGGTGGCCGAGACCAACCGTGTGCCGTTCGATCTGCCGGAAGCCGAAAGCGAATTGGTGGCGGGATTCTTCACCGAATACAGCGGGATGCGATTCGCGTTCTACTTTCTCGCCGAATACGCCAACATGATCCTGGTGTCCTGCGTCGCCGCGGCGCTGTTCCTGGGCGGGTGGAACGCCCCCTATCCGGGCACGATCCTGGCCCGGATCGGCTTGGAACACATTTCCTGGATGGAGAACGTGGGCTGGTTCACCGTCAAAGTGTACTTTTTCCTGTTCCTGTTCTTCTGGCTGCGGGCCACGCTGCCACGCCTGCGCTATGACCAACTGATGCGGTTCGGGTGGAAGGTCATGCTGCCGATCGCGCTGGGCAACATCCTGATCACGTCGGTCGCGGCATATCTGTTCCCGAGGAGCTGA
- the nuoI gene encoding NADH-quinone oxidoreductase subunit NuoI, with translation MKFKNWLKTITFYEILVGMKATLTHLLRYRPITLQYPHEKRTLPDSYRGMLALLRYDDGTEKCVGCDLCEAACPSRVIRVVSAEVPGEPTKRYAKEYYMDMTRCLFCGLCVDACPVDALGMTREFEWAVYDKRQLLLNKEQLLAIGDRSFLVREKRLELQHPNVAFFNVAFKHVPQKPT, from the coding sequence ATGAAATTCAAGAACTGGCTCAAGACGATCACCTTTTACGAGATCCTGGTGGGCATGAAGGCCACGTTGACGCATTTGCTGCGCTATCGGCCGATCACGCTCCAGTATCCTCACGAGAAACGCACCCTGCCGGACAGCTACCGCGGCATGCTCGCGTTGCTGCGCTACGATGACGGCACGGAGAAATGCGTCGGATGCGATCTCTGCGAAGCGGCCTGCCCCTCCCGGGTGATCCGGGTGGTCAGCGCGGAAGTGCCGGGCGAACCCACCAAGCGGTACGCGAAAGAATATTACATGGACATGACACGCTGCCTCTTTTGCGGCCTGTGCGTCGATGCCTGCCCGGTGGACGCCCTGGGCATGACCCGCGAATTCGAGTGGGCGGTCTATGACAAACGGCAGCTCCTCCTGAATAAGGAACAACTCCTCGCCATCGGCGACCGGTCATTTCTTGTGCGAGAGAAACGGCTGGAGCTGCAGCACCCGAATGTGGCGTTCTTCAACGTCGCGTTCAAGCACGTGCCACAGAAACCAACGTGA
- a CDS encoding NADH-quinone oxidoreductase subunit J: MNQFFFLYFAGVIALTSVLVVALRNPVYSALALLIMFFHVAGLYVTLHAEFLAAVQVIVYAGAILVLYLFVVMLLNVKREDRYHAQLPVAGLLGLTFLTTVLLAAVRFRDAGAPAGTADGAAGASGNTETIGQVLYSTYLFPFEIASLILLVAMIGAIVLAKKDIGGRET; encoded by the coding sequence TTGAATCAGTTCTTCTTTTTGTACTTCGCCGGCGTCATCGCGCTGACCTCGGTCCTCGTCGTCGCGCTGCGCAATCCCGTCTACAGCGCCCTCGCTCTGTTGATCATGTTTTTCCACGTCGCGGGCCTGTATGTGACCCTGCACGCGGAGTTTCTCGCCGCCGTGCAAGTCATCGTGTACGCGGGCGCGATCCTGGTGCTCTACCTATTCGTGGTCATGCTGCTGAACGTCAAGCGCGAAGACCGTTACCACGCGCAACTGCCGGTCGCGGGGTTGCTGGGGTTGACGTTCCTGACGACGGTGCTGCTCGCGGCGGTCCGCTTCCGCGACGCCGGCGCTCCCGCGGGGACGGCCGACGGCGCCGCCGGGGCGTCGGGGAACACGGAAACGATCGGCCAGGTGCTGTATTCGACGTACCTTTTTCCGTTCGAGATCGCCTCGCTCATCCTGCTGGTCGCCATGATCGGCGCGATCGTCCTCGCGAAAAAAGATATCGGGGGACGTGAAACGTGA
- the nuoK gene encoding NADH-quinone oxidoreductase subunit NuoK: MIPLSYYIILSAFVFITGVVGVLIRRNIIIILLSVELMLNATNINFVAFSHYLQSVAGQVFVFFALTVAAAEVAVGLAIIIALYRSKSSINVDEFQLLKW, encoded by the coding sequence ATGATCCCCTTAAGCTATTACATCATCCTGAGCGCCTTCGTGTTCATCACCGGCGTGGTGGGCGTGCTGATCCGGCGGAACATCATCATCATTCTGCTGTCGGTGGAGCTGATGCTGAACGCTACGAACATCAACTTCGTGGCCTTCTCGCATTATCTTCAGAGCGTGGCCGGCCAGGTGTTCGTCTTTTTCGCGCTGACGGTCGCGGCGGCCGAGGTCGCCGTCGGTCTGGCGATCATCATCGCCCTCTACCGATCCAAATCGAGCATTAACGTGGACGAGTTTCAGCTTCTAAAATGGTGA
- the nuoL gene encoding NADH-quinone oxidoreductase subunit L, translated as MLYALIPLLPIAAFLILGLAGHWIRERAHLVAVPAVLGSLALSVVAFFNAAEGDRISVPLYTWIASGELEVRLGLFIDRLTAAMLLLVTIVSSLVHVYTIGYMHGEKGYARFFAYIALFTFSMLMLVMSDNLLQLFIFWEAVGLCSYLLIGHWYERPVACAAATKAFIVNRVGDFGFLLGLLVIVYNFGSLDYRQVFAQAPGFADDMMNLLRLFGGTWEVSTLTVICLLLFAGAVGKSAQVPLHVWLPDAMEGPTPISALIHAATMVTAGVFMVARLAPLYHLSPIAMDVVAVVGALTMVLGATIALTQTDIKRIVAYSTVSQLGYMMMACGLGAYAAGMYHLLTHGAFKALLFLGCGSVIIALHHEQDMRRMGGLKDKLPITYWTFVVGSLALAGFPLTAGFFSKDALLLESWSSGALGRTLSVFGLLTALLTAFYSFRLVFVTFWGSSRVDPHLAGRIQEPSGTMTVPLLILAVLSVVTGYLGVPEFLAPVFPGGAEAGHHGGAAAIGVMAAATLMGLAGIAAAYYVYVKEPGLPDRLAARWRQAYRLSANKWYVDELYDASIVRPTFSLADGLWKRLDVTIIDGAVNGVARAIALGGWLLRLIQSGQAQHYALGMAAGAVALLTVYLLF; from the coding sequence ATGCTCTACGCCCTGATCCCCCTCCTTCCCATCGCCGCGTTTCTGATTCTCGGCCTCGCCGGCCACTGGATCAGGGAACGGGCGCACCTTGTGGCCGTGCCGGCCGTCCTCGGCTCGCTCGCGCTCTCCGTCGTCGCGTTCTTTAACGCGGCCGAAGGCGATCGGATCTCGGTTCCGCTGTACACATGGATCGCCTCAGGCGAACTGGAGGTCCGCCTGGGCCTGTTCATCGACCGGCTGACCGCCGCCATGCTGCTGCTCGTGACGATCGTCAGCTCGCTCGTGCACGTGTACACCATCGGCTACATGCACGGCGAGAAGGGGTACGCGCGCTTCTTCGCCTACATCGCCCTCTTCACCTTTTCCATGCTGATGCTGGTCATGTCCGACAACCTCCTCCAGTTGTTCATCTTCTGGGAGGCGGTCGGCCTGTGTTCCTACCTGCTCATCGGCCACTGGTACGAGCGGCCGGTCGCGTGCGCCGCGGCGACCAAGGCCTTCATCGTGAACCGTGTCGGCGACTTCGGGTTCCTGCTGGGGCTGCTGGTGATCGTGTACAACTTCGGGTCATTGGATTATCGGCAGGTGTTCGCTCAGGCTCCGGGCTTCGCCGACGACATGATGAATCTCCTCCGGCTGTTCGGAGGGACATGGGAAGTCTCCACGCTCACCGTGATCTGCCTCCTGCTGTTCGCCGGCGCCGTCGGGAAATCGGCGCAGGTTCCGCTGCACGTCTGGCTCCCCGACGCGATGGAAGGTCCGACGCCGATCTCGGCGCTGATCCACGCGGCCACGATGGTGACCGCCGGCGTGTTCATGGTCGCCAGGCTGGCGCCGCTGTATCACCTCTCGCCGATCGCGATGGACGTGGTGGCGGTGGTCGGGGCCCTGACGATGGTCCTGGGCGCGACCATCGCGCTGACGCAGACCGACATCAAGCGGATCGTCGCCTACTCGACCGTGAGCCAGCTCGGCTACATGATGATGGCCTGCGGCCTGGGCGCCTATGCGGCGGGCATGTATCACCTGCTCACGCACGGCGCGTTCAAGGCGCTCCTGTTCTTGGGCTGCGGCTCGGTGATCATCGCGCTGCATCATGAACAGGATATGCGGCGCATGGGCGGACTCAAAGACAAACTGCCGATCACGTACTGGACCTTTGTCGTCGGCTCGCTGGCGTTGGCCGGCTTTCCTCTCACCGCCGGCTTCTTCAGCAAGGACGCCCTGTTGCTGGAGTCGTGGTCGTCGGGGGCGTTGGGGCGAACGCTCTCGGTCTTCGGGCTGCTCACGGCGCTCCTGACCGCCTTCTACAGTTTCCGCCTCGTCTTCGTCACCTTCTGGGGATCGTCCCGTGTCGATCCCCACCTGGCCGGCCGTATCCAGGAACCGTCCGGAACGATGACGGTTCCCTTGCTCATTCTGGCCGTGCTCAGCGTGGTCACCGGCTACTTGGGCGTCCCCGAATTTTTAGCGCCGGTCTTTCCCGGCGGCGCAGAGGCCGGCCATCACGGCGGAGCCGCCGCGATCGGCGTCATGGCCGCAGCGACGCTGATGGGTCTGGCCGGCATCGCAGCGGCGTACTATGTCTATGTGAAAGAGCCCGGGTTGCCGGACCGCCTGGCCGCGCGCTGGCGGCAGGCGTATCGACTCTCCGCCAACAAATGGTACGTGGACGAACTCTATGACGCCAGCATCGTGCGGCCCACATTCTCGCTCGCCGACGGCCTGTGGAAACGGCTGGACGTCACGATCATCGACGGCGCGGTGAACGGGGTCGCGCGGGCGATCGCCCTGGGCGGATGGCTTCTGCGCCTGATCCAGAGCGGGCAGGCCCAACACTACGCGCTGGGCATGGCGGCCGGCGCGGTGGCGCTGTTGACGGTGTACCTCCTTTTTTAG